From a region of the Candidatus Tanganyikabacteria bacterium genome:
- a CDS encoding AIR carboxylase family protein: MATSNLLSKPAASPAALDHALASGLADCFLPELGAMYRGKVRDCYVAGDRRIMITSDRVSAFDRVFAETIPFKGLVLNLLAAHFLRHASRIVPTHLLDVPDPNVTVARQLAGIPLEMVVRGYLAGSAWRDYQEGVFARKYGFELPAGLGLNAKLARPIVTPTEKCHDGHDRPVDPAEAARLAGGAAIWETLCDHALRLFEQGTALAAERGLILVDTKYEFGLDGDEIVLMDEVHTPDSSRFWYAASYAADPARPEQLSKEFLRDWLREKGFSGEGPVPALPPEVRLEIARRYLDLYRTLTGAEPPLPAAPEDPRARIVRNLRAAGILEGTLVAFLMGSASDRDVAARAQKTLAELGVATREWVVSAHKVPDKVFKLVADLNGSAQPLVLITIAGRSNGLSGVTAANSVHPVIALPAFSDKADYLINVHSSLQMPSETPAVTAIDPSNAALAAARMLALADPELKARLAARLGAVRDAFEV; this comes from the coding sequence TTGGCCACTTCTAACCTGCTTTCCAAGCCCGCCGCCTCGCCGGCCGCCCTCGACCACGCGCTGGCGAGCGGCCTGGCCGACTGCTTCCTGCCGGAACTCGGCGCCATGTATCGCGGCAAGGTCCGCGACTGCTACGTCGCGGGCGATCGGCGGATCATGATCACGTCCGATCGCGTGAGCGCCTTCGACCGCGTGTTCGCGGAGACGATCCCTTTCAAGGGCCTGGTGCTCAACCTGCTCGCCGCGCACTTCTTGCGCCATGCCTCCCGGATAGTGCCCACGCACCTGCTGGATGTCCCCGATCCCAACGTCACGGTGGCGCGGCAGTTGGCCGGCATTCCGCTCGAGATGGTGGTGCGCGGTTACCTGGCCGGCAGCGCCTGGCGCGACTACCAGGAAGGCGTCTTCGCGCGGAAGTACGGCTTCGAGTTGCCGGCCGGCCTGGGCCTCAACGCGAAGCTCGCGCGGCCGATCGTGACCCCGACCGAGAAGTGCCATGACGGCCACGATCGCCCCGTGGATCCCGCCGAGGCCGCTCGGCTGGCGGGCGGGGCGGCGATCTGGGAGACGCTTTGCGACCACGCGCTGCGCCTGTTCGAGCAGGGCACGGCACTGGCCGCCGAGCGCGGGCTGATCCTGGTGGACACCAAGTACGAGTTCGGCCTCGACGGTGACGAGATCGTGCTGATGGACGAGGTCCACACGCCCGATTCGAGCCGCTTCTGGTATGCGGCGAGCTATGCGGCCGACCCGGCGCGCCCCGAGCAGCTCTCCAAGGAGTTCCTGCGTGACTGGCTGCGCGAGAAGGGCTTCTCGGGCGAGGGCCCGGTGCCGGCGCTTCCCCCCGAGGTGCGGCTCGAGATAGCCCGGCGCTACCTGGACCTCTACCGCACGCTGACCGGCGCCGAACCGCCGCTGCCCGCCGCCCCCGAAGATCCGCGGGCGCGCATCGTACGGAACCTCCGGGCAGCCGGCATCCTCGAGGGCACGCTGGTGGCGTTCCTGATGGGCAGCGCGTCGGATCGCGACGTCGCCGCCAGGGCGCAGAAGACCCTCGCGGAGCTGGGCGTCGCGACCCGCGAATGGGTGGTCTCGGCGCACAAGGTACCCGACAAGGTCTTCAAGCTCGTGGCCGACCTCAACGGCAGCGCCCAGCCTCTCGTGCTGATCACCATCGCCGGCCGTTCCAACGGCCTGTCGGGCGTGACGGCTGCCAACTCCGTCCATCCGGTGATCGCGCTGCCGGCCTTCTCGGACAAGGCCGACTACCTGATCAACGTCCATTCCTCGCTGCAGATGCCGAGCGAGACGCCCGCGGTGACCGCGATCGACCCGTCGAACGCGGCGCTGGCGGCCGCCCGGATGCTGGCGCTAGCCGATCCCGAACTCAAGGCGCGTCTGGCCGCGCGGCTCGGCGCCGTCCGGGACGCCTTCGAGGTATGA
- the purB gene encoding adenylosuccinate lyase has translation MTEEDRSRQLVERYRAELATQSLLALSPLDGRYRAAAEPVRGCFSEAALIRHRVIVEVEYFLALLAAVSEEPAMSDAAPLSRWARELPVEAMLPIKELEAKLKHDVKAVEYAVKDRVRGTLLARHTQLVHLGLTSEDVNNLAYALMHQRALRGPLARLIRDLVEKLSELVWLHRATPMLGRTHGQPATPTTLGKELGVFLHRLVREAEDLPTLRLPGKLNGATGTYAAHLAAFPDADWPAFSREFVAGLGLEWSPVTTQIEPHDGLAALYDRLRRIGNILLDLCQDVWRYVSDGYFRQKAVAGEIGSSAMPHKINPIDFENAEGNAGLANALFAHLSDKLTRSRLQRDLSDSTVLRNAGVAFGHLAIALRSARAGLSRLEVDEAVLRRDLAEHPEVLAEAYQAALREAGHDAPYETLLELTRGRTVTLADLRDWLMPLAISRETKERLLALTPDTYIGLAPQVADTALAAARALLERYQPEEGE, from the coding sequence ATGACCGAGGAGGACCGCTCGCGGCAACTCGTCGAGCGGTACCGGGCCGAGCTGGCCACGCAGTCCCTGCTAGCCCTCTCGCCTCTCGACGGCCGCTACCGGGCCGCCGCGGAGCCGGTCAGGGGGTGCTTCAGCGAGGCGGCCCTCATCCGCCACCGGGTGATCGTGGAAGTCGAGTACTTCCTGGCGCTGCTCGCCGCGGTCTCGGAGGAGCCGGCCATGTCGGACGCCGCGCCGCTCTCGCGCTGGGCCCGGGAGCTGCCGGTGGAGGCCATGCTGCCCATCAAGGAGCTCGAGGCGAAGCTCAAGCACGACGTGAAGGCGGTCGAGTACGCGGTGAAGGATCGCGTCCGGGGCACCCTCCTGGCGCGCCACACCCAGCTCGTGCACCTCGGGCTGACCTCGGAGGACGTCAACAACCTCGCCTACGCGCTCATGCACCAGCGCGCGCTGCGCGGGCCCCTGGCAAGGCTGATCCGGGACCTGGTCGAGAAGCTTTCCGAGCTCGTCTGGCTGCACCGGGCGACCCCGATGCTGGGCCGCACGCACGGGCAGCCCGCGACGCCCACGACGCTGGGAAAGGAGCTCGGCGTCTTCCTGCACCGCCTGGTGCGCGAGGCCGAGGATCTGCCGACCTTGCGACTCCCCGGCAAGCTCAACGGCGCGACGGGCACGTACGCGGCGCACCTGGCCGCGTTTCCGGACGCCGACTGGCCGGCTTTCTCGCGGGAGTTCGTGGCGGGACTGGGCCTCGAATGGAGCCCGGTCACGACGCAGATCGAGCCGCATGACGGTCTGGCGGCCCTCTACGACCGGCTGCGCCGCATCGGCAACATCCTCCTCGACCTCTGCCAGGACGTCTGGCGCTACGTCTCGGACGGCTACTTCCGGCAGAAGGCGGTCGCGGGCGAGATCGGCAGCTCCGCGATGCCGCACAAGATCAATCCGATCGACTTCGAGAACGCCGAGGGCAACGCCGGCCTGGCCAACGCGCTGTTCGCCCACCTCTCGGACAAGCTGACGCGCTCGCGCCTGCAGCGCGATCTCTCGGACAGCACCGTGCTGCGCAACGCCGGCGTGGCATTCGGCCATCTCGCTATCGCCTTGCGCAGCGCGCGCGCCGGCCTGTCGCGCCTGGAGGTGGACGAAGCGGTCCTGCGCCGGGATCTGGCCGAGCACCCCGAGGTGCTGGCGGAGGCTTACCAGGCGGCGCTGCGCGAGGCGGGGCACGACGCTCCGTACGAGACGCTCCTGGAGCTGACGCGGGGGCGCACCGTCACGCTTGCGGATCTCCGCGACTGGCTCATGCCCCTCGCGATCTCCCGGGAGACCAAGGAGCGGCTCCTGGCCCTGACACCCGATACCTACATCGGCCTCGCCCCGCAAGTCGCCGACACGGCGCTCGCCGCGGCCCGCGCCCTGCTCGAACGCTATCAGCCGGAGGAAGGCGAATGA